One segment of Acidobacteriota bacterium DNA contains the following:
- a CDS encoding HAD family hydrolase codes for MKVRREEWNMKDEIRERAKKVKLLLMDVDGVMTDGKVIFSSNGAEAKEFDAKDGVGIKIAQRVGIKTGLITGRVSEAVARRGEELGMDEIHQGKKEKIKIYMEIIDRLSLKDEEVGFIGDDIIDIPIMKRVGFPAAVADAHPAILPYAIYTTSSSGGRGAIREVIDLIIKAQGKWNALMKRYIS; via the coding sequence GTGAAGGTGAGAAGAGAGGAATGGAATATGAAGGACGAAATCAGGGAGAGGGCAAAGAAGGTCAAGCTGTTGTTAATGGACGTTGATGGCGTCATGACCGATGGGAAGGTCATCTTCTCAAGTAACGGTGCGGAAGCCAAGGAGTTCGATGCCAAGGATGGGGTAGGGATCAAGATCGCCCAGCGCGTCGGGATAAAGACGGGGCTCATCACCGGTCGGGTCAGCGAGGCCGTCGCCCGCCGCGGCGAGGAACTCGGCATGGATGAGATCCATCAGGGGAAGAAAGAAAAGATCAAGATTTACATGGAAATCATTGACAGACTTTCATTAAAAGACGAAGAGGTCGGCTTCATTGGAGATGATATCATCGATATCCCCATAATGAAAAGGGTCGGTTTTCCGGCTGCCGTAGCCGATGCCCATCCTGCTATTCTTCCATACGCTATTTACACGACATCATCCAGTGGAGGCAGGGGAGCCATCCGGGAAGTCATCGACCTCATTATCAAGGCGCAGGGGAAGTGGAATGCACTCATGAAGCGCTATATATCGTGA
- a CDS encoding LapA family protein has protein sequence MRLLVIILTVFLFVLIVAFTLFNLSERVNVSIFFTEPYIYSDVPLFLVVIFAVLFGAIYTGIIALVEGMNLRLNNMRLKKTIKRMESELDYLRNLSISEISREESSPTSKANKEIL, from the coding sequence ATGCGTCTTCTCGTCATCATCCTGACCGTTTTTCTTTTCGTACTGATTGTAGCCTTCACCCTTTTCAATCTCAGTGAAAGGGTAAACGTCAGCATATTTTTCACCGAACCGTACATTTATTCCGACGTTCCGCTCTTCCTCGTCGTCATCTTCGCCGTCCTCTTCGGAGCCATCTACACTGGGATCATTGCCCTCGTGGAGGGGATGAACCTTAGGCTCAACAACATGAGATTGAAGAAGACCATCAAGAGGATGGAGAGCGAATTGGATTACCTGAGGAACCTCTCCATCTCGGAGATTTCCAGGGAAGAATCCTCACCGACTTCGAAAGCAAATAAAGAGATCCTCTGA
- the rfaE1 gene encoding D-glycero-beta-D-manno-heptose-7-phosphate kinase encodes MNEISKSRANEIISAFQGKTIIIIGDIMLDRYIWGSVSRISPEAPVPVVKLSRETALLGGAGNVVSNIASLGGKASCFSVIGDDHAGKEIVRKLKNIGTDTDGLFEDHSRKTTMKTRVIAHSQQVVRIDREMDQPLSNALEARMIKKIIQRLEKSCSCLIISDYDKGVITKRLLRKVLPVAWRARIPVAIDPKLTNFPHYKPASIITPNLLEASRVTAIEFKNNQDILKAGNKIMRENRCRGVLITMGEKGMLLFQKGGKPIQIPTVAKEVYDVTGAGDTVISAIALSLASGASLMEASIIANHAAGIVVGKIGTAMVHPEELLESLSV; translated from the coding sequence ATGAACGAGATTTCAAAGTCGCGTGCCAATGAGATCATCTCTGCCTTTCAGGGGAAGACTATCATCATCATCGGCGACATAATGCTGGATCGATACATCTGGGGAAGCGTGAGCAGGATCTCTCCGGAGGCTCCGGTACCCGTCGTGAAACTGAGCCGGGAGACGGCTCTGCTTGGAGGAGCGGGCAACGTTGTTTCCAACATCGCTTCACTTGGAGGCAAAGCTTCCTGCTTCTCAGTCATCGGTGATGACCATGCGGGAAAGGAGATCGTAAGGAAGCTCAAAAACATCGGGACGGATACTGATGGTCTCTTCGAGGATCATTCTCGCAAGACGACTATGAAGACGCGCGTCATTGCTCACAGTCAGCAGGTCGTCAGGATCGACCGGGAAATGGATCAGCCTCTCTCCAATGCCCTGGAGGCGAGGATGATAAAGAAAATCATCCAAAGGCTGGAAAAGTCCTGTTCATGTCTCATCATCTCCGACTACGACAAGGGAGTTATCACGAAGAGATTGTTGCGCAAAGTACTTCCGGTCGCCTGGAGGGCCAGGATCCCGGTGGCAATTGATCCCAAGCTGACCAATTTCCCTCATTACAAACCTGCCTCGATCATCACACCCAATCTGCTGGAGGCTTCCCGGGTGACGGCCATCGAATTCAAGAATAATCAAGACATCCTGAAGGCAGGCAATAAAATCATGAGAGAAAACCGATGCCGAGGCGTACTCATCACCATGGGAGAGAAAGGGATGCTCCTGTTCCAGAAAGGGGGAAAGCCCATCCAGATCCCGACCGTGGCAAAAGAGGTTTACGACGTGACAGGAGCGGGGGATACCGTCATATCGGCAATTGCACTATCCCTTGCTTCAGGTGCATCCCTCATGGAAGCTTCCATCATCGCCAACCATGCGGCGGGCATCGTTGTCGGGAAGATTGGAACCGCCATGGTCCATCCCGAAGAACTCCTCGAGTCATTATCCGTCTGA
- a CDS encoding KpsF/GutQ family sugar-phosphate isomerase: MSYVKTAKKVLEIEAEAIRELIPRLDENFAKAVELIAKCTGRVVLTGMGKSGIICHKIAATLASTGTPALFMHPAEAIHGDLGMIAAGDVVIAISNSGETEELLRLLETIKRLDVRLISMTGDPESTLARHSDIALNVGIKQEACPMGLVPTASTTASLAMGDALALALAEKKGFTADDFAMLHPGGKLGKKLMKVENLMHVGDEMPVVTISTLMREVILEMTRKKLGVTTVLDEQGRLVGILTDGDLRRLLEREKYPLEKKIEDCMTRTPVTISRNELATAALNIMEARKITSIPVVNSEGRLEGIIQIHDLWRIQMF; encoded by the coding sequence ATGTCTTATGTAAAGACTGCGAAAAAGGTTTTGGAGATCGAGGCGGAGGCAATAAGAGAGCTCATCCCGCGTCTCGACGAGAACTTCGCGAAGGCAGTAGAACTCATCGCCAAGTGCACGGGACGTGTCGTCCTGACCGGAATGGGGAAATCCGGGATCATCTGCCATAAGATCGCAGCCACTCTGGCGAGCACGGGAACTCCTGCCCTATTCATGCACCCAGCGGAAGCAATCCACGGAGATCTCGGGATGATCGCAGCCGGCGATGTCGTCATCGCCATATCCAACAGCGGCGAGACGGAAGAGCTCCTGCGCCTTCTCGAGACGATCAAGCGCCTTGACGTCAGGCTCATCTCCATGACCGGTGATCCAGAATCGACTCTGGCGAGACACAGCGATATCGCTCTCAACGTTGGCATCAAACAGGAGGCTTGCCCGATGGGACTCGTCCCGACGGCCTCCACGACCGCATCCCTCGCAATGGGAGATGCACTTGCGCTTGCCCTTGCCGAGAAGAAGGGGTTCACGGCTGACGATTTCGCCATGCTCCATCCTGGCGGCAAGCTTGGTAAGAAGTTGATGAAGGTGGAAAACCTCATGCATGTGGGAGACGAGATGCCAGTCGTAACGATAAGCACCCTCATGAGAGAGGTCATTCTAGAGATGACCAGGAAGAAACTCGGCGTTACCACCGTCCTCGACGAACAGGGCAGGCTTGTCGGGATTCTCACTGATGGAGACCTCAGGAGACTGCTGGAAAGAGAAAAGTACCCTCTTGAGAAAAAAATCGAGGACTGCATGACGAGAACGCCAGTCACTATTTCGAGGAATGAGCTGGCGACGGCAGCCCTGAACATTATGGAGGCAAGGAAGATCACTTCTATCCCGGTTGTCAACAGCGAGGGTAGGCTCGAGGGGATCATACAGATCCACGACCTGTGGCGCATCCAGATGTTTTAA
- a CDS encoding DUF4388 domain-containing protein, with product MNTIFSSDDIYPAEFARIEGLSVPQIIHSVCKSRVTGVLHFIRGEAIKSLYIREGSIIFASSSEWSDRLGGILLQKGKIRYSHLEDAIQKLGKGKRIGTILADSSAMNTEDVVEGVIDQVKNIIFSVFNWDSGAYRFVDGELPTNELITLNLSTFEIILQGVQRITDFKILLRSLGSLKKKFMLSPQYEVETYSHFLLAEQETIVDKLRNPSSVEEIQEQTGLDTLFVVKTMVALKLLDLIEEESSPVLKAFLRGGGFRGNLETLDIIDLFGRLITSRQSGTLYLHGESLQVGLRLKEGKLLSIYIPDEDVSFLYFLAFKGGKERVSFLRRISEFSKDDSECGRAIEEEFAREEIQQEQKKFASTIISDVMKLEKGEFTFLDEEPPAPGIPVDIALENLIMDYMYHIGSWPRVRRGCGELDTILRITAAYLDIMDRITVSKVLWDIVSRLHNPSTVQEILSSFEMKEFEMCRLLWVLQVLGVIRRVEASEIEVEQPALSATKKKEETVKLESGIEHAIEAIPWKREGDLEGEEDNEIGWAKEGKKEEEAKAETEQERAMKIGENAGVVEEAEAGKEEIPEEEIEIDEAILDDIEKFNEKQRYLFEKIRAEMGAGARNFINYCRNKVGDALKNPFIDLNITQIGEWDAKALAKRIVQNEIDDYRSGFDMLLAAELDMVGKLISRRKQEELGRGLKEIEKRQVEIE from the coding sequence ATGAATACCATCTTTTCATCCGATGATATATATCCAGCCGAATTTGCCAGGATCGAAGGACTGAGCGTTCCCCAGATAATCCATTCAGTCTGCAAAAGCCGCGTGACCGGTGTTCTTCATTTTATAAGGGGAGAAGCGATCAAATCCCTGTATATCAGAGAGGGGAGCATCATCTTTGCCAGCTCTTCGGAATGGAGCGATCGTCTTGGTGGAATATTGCTCCAGAAAGGTAAGATCCGGTACTCTCATCTCGAAGACGCGATCCAGAAGCTTGGCAAGGGGAAAAGGATAGGAACCATCCTTGCTGATTCATCAGCGATGAATACGGAAGACGTGGTGGAAGGAGTCATCGACCAGGTGAAGAACATCATCTTCAGCGTCTTCAACTGGGATAGCGGCGCTTACCGATTTGTGGATGGAGAACTTCCAACCAACGAACTCATAACGTTGAACCTGAGCACGTTCGAAATAATCCTACAGGGGGTTCAGAGAATAACGGATTTCAAGATCCTTCTCAGATCTCTTGGAAGCCTGAAGAAGAAGTTCATGCTGAGCCCGCAGTACGAAGTAGAAACCTATTCGCATTTCCTCCTGGCGGAGCAAGAAACGATCGTGGATAAACTCAGAAATCCATCCTCCGTCGAGGAGATCCAGGAACAGACCGGACTCGATACATTGTTCGTTGTCAAGACAATGGTCGCGCTGAAACTGCTGGACCTGATCGAGGAGGAATCATCTCCTGTCTTGAAAGCTTTCCTGCGGGGAGGCGGTTTCCGCGGGAACCTGGAAACTCTGGATATTATCGACCTGTTCGGTAGACTGATCACCTCACGCCAGAGCGGTACTCTCTACCTCCATGGAGAATCATTGCAGGTGGGACTCCGGTTAAAAGAAGGGAAGCTCTTATCCATATATATCCCCGATGAGGATGTTTCCTTCCTCTATTTCCTGGCTTTTAAGGGTGGAAAAGAGCGGGTCTCCTTTCTGAGGAGGATCTCCGAATTCTCCAAGGACGATTCCGAGTGCGGACGGGCCATTGAAGAAGAGTTTGCAAGGGAAGAGATACAACAGGAGCAGAAGAAGTTTGCTTCAACGATAATCTCCGATGTTATGAAACTCGAGAAGGGAGAGTTCACCTTTCTGGATGAGGAGCCGCCTGCCCCCGGGATTCCGGTGGACATCGCCCTTGAGAATCTTATCATGGATTACATGTATCATATCGGAAGCTGGCCGAGAGTCCGCAGGGGATGCGGCGAGCTCGATACTATCCTGCGCATCACTGCCGCTTATCTTGACATCATGGACAGGATCACGGTCAGTAAGGTCCTATGGGATATCGTTTCCCGGCTTCATAATCCATCGACAGTCCAAGAAATTCTATCCTCCTTCGAAATGAAGGAGTTCGAGATGTGTCGCCTCTTGTGGGTTCTTCAAGTCCTGGGAGTCATCAGGCGGGTTGAGGCCAGCGAGATAGAGGTCGAACAGCCAGCATTATCAGCAACTAAGAAAAAGGAGGAGACCGTGAAACTGGAATCAGGGATCGAGCATGCAATTGAAGCAATTCCATGGAAGCGTGAGGGGGATCTGGAAGGAGAAGAAGATAATGAAATTGGATGGGCAAAAGAAGGGAAGAAGGAAGAAGAGGCTAAAGCGGAGACAGAACAGGAGCGAGCGATGAAGATCGGCGAAAATGCTGGTGTCGTTGAAGAAGCGGAAGCAGGGAAGGAGGAAATCCCCGAGGAGGAAATCGAGATCGACGAGGCGATCCTTGATGACATAGAGAAGTTCAACGAGAAGCAAAGATACCTATTCGAGAAGATCAGGGCTGAAATGGGAGCGGGTGCAAGGAATTTCATCAACTACTGCCGGAACAAAGTCGGAGACGCGCTGAAAAATCCTTTCATAGATCTGAATATCACGCAGATCGGTGAATGGGATGCGAAGGCACTGGCGAAGAGGATCGTCCAGAATGAGATCGATGATTATCGGTCCGGCTTCGATATGCTCCTCGCCGCTGAACTTGATATGGTTGGCAAGCTCATCTCGCGAAGGAAGCAGGAAGAGCTCGGCAGGGGACTGAAAGAAATCGAGAAGCGGCAGGTTGAGATAGAGTAA
- a CDS encoding tetratricopeptide repeat protein: MRILYYTFLVFFLGLLMGMWLYRKLFSSRPKKVGLDEYERLYSAGMRSLGMGDFNRAVASLTSAAKHRTKSFELFLLLGDIYREKGEPEKAIKIHTPLRFRSDLTESQKVMVLNSLGRDYSFAGINDRAIRSYMEALEIDDKNRDSLKELLDLYEKEKKLERAIEICQRLMKVDPGIEDIKLAHLYTEFGIEKFFDGNLDEALKLFRKALSIDEDIPAARLNTGDIHFRMGKHEKAMEEWESLLEKYSGYRPIILERLKEALDALSEPTRIEKICLKLLRGNSDDWQTRLFLSEHYLMGNQMDIAKRYCKEAFMINPHSRSVQKQLLKLLSGESQEARAFTKDLKIWEPPLFTDPYLCKECRFQSNDFLWKCPQCGSWESFRL, encoded by the coding sequence ATGCGTATCCTGTACTACACCTTTCTCGTCTTCTTCCTGGGGCTCCTGATGGGCATGTGGCTCTACAGGAAACTTTTCTCGTCCCGACCGAAAAAAGTGGGCCTTGATGAATACGAGAGGCTCTACTCGGCGGGGATGAGAAGCCTTGGCATGGGAGACTTCAACAGGGCTGTCGCATCTCTAACTTCAGCGGCGAAACATAGGACTAAATCTTTTGAACTCTTTCTCCTCCTTGGCGATATTTACAGAGAAAAGGGAGAGCCAGAAAAGGCAATCAAGATCCACACTCCACTGAGATTCCGTTCCGATCTGACGGAGAGCCAGAAAGTCATGGTGCTCAACTCTCTCGGACGAGATTACTCCTTTGCTGGCATAAACGATAGAGCGATCCGGTCGTATATGGAGGCTCTCGAGATCGATGATAAGAACCGTGACTCTCTCAAGGAACTCCTCGATCTCTATGAGAAGGAAAAGAAGCTGGAAAGAGCCATCGAGATCTGCCAGAGATTGATGAAGGTGGACCCCGGGATTGAAGACATAAAGCTGGCCCATCTTTACACTGAATTCGGAATCGAGAAGTTCTTCGATGGCAACCTTGATGAAGCGTTGAAGCTCTTCAGGAAAGCATTATCCATTGACGAGGATATTCCTGCTGCTCGGCTGAATACCGGCGATATCCATTTCAGAATGGGAAAACACGAAAAAGCGATGGAAGAATGGGAATCGCTACTAGAAAAGTATTCCGGATACAGACCAATCATCTTAGAGCGGCTGAAAGAGGCTCTGGATGCTCTCTCGGAACCGACCCGGATCGAGAAGATTTGTCTGAAACTCCTCAGAGGGAATTCCGATGACTGGCAGACGAGGCTTTTCCTTTCCGAGCATTATCTTATGGGCAACCAGATGGACATTGCCAAGAGGTACTGCAAGGAAGCTTTCATGATCAACCCTCACTCTCGTTCCGTGCAGAAGCAGCTCCTTAAACTCCTCTCCGGAGAATCCCAGGAAGCCAGAGCATTCACGAAGGATCTCAAGATCTGGGAGCCTCCTCTCTTTACAGACCCTTATCTCTGCAAAGAATGCCGCTTTCAGTCAAACGACTTTTTATGGAAATGCCCCCAGTGCGGAAGCTGGGAATCATTCAGGCTTTGA